A genomic stretch from bacterium includes:
- a CDS encoding ATP-binding protein: MYTPLVGLIVSIITIASAIIFIYYVFRNSLILSAVSTQYLLIIGTLIITFVEIIYSTIIFVSYSAFNLKLLYLVLFLLFVVGVSILLLSNIVSVLTIAKNYRIPLLKLLRIIPHKIYRSFSMLVLLLAVLLFWAIILSIISEAAWSIVIQLAIMVAFINFAIGERKLFMSMKLKVIALEHIGWKMLFKDDVLAVNSYVVMLNMFLTVVRTATGDKILRNTLVEYFENNPMFFENCKIRDDLTIDVSAIALNINKLYGKDKIKIICNLFSLLISKIITLYGTVTSPTYATEVFEKTFAIIKNKIKDTPIFFDIIQSFPDGILKYEKLTILNKEELEIRVRSRTIELEREKTFSENIIATIPDLLVILDKNLKIISNNQTFYALFHGNYREIKGRFITDVLLKKVNRTGTLRNNLTEIIKTGKMLDNLEIIYKTGKSDAKIFEIVGKVISLEEKGKILVIFKDVTEKKRIEQQKFQTEKIKILEQLAPWLAHQLKNPLAIILGHTQLISRNDKIAKIDDKNISNSLLIIGEQINRASNLVTGLLNLTTRSNIKFNKLNIHLILDKIITLHQYLLKKQGIIIKRNYFKLSSLEIEGDENQLSEVFTVILNNSIESMSKNGQIEISTGIKDNKSQIEVKIKDTGSGIEKKYLDKIFNPFFTTKNTGTGLGLFFSKIIINNHRGDIKISSKKGKGTEVIIRLPVSHL, encoded by the coding sequence ATGTATACGCCATTGGTTGGTCTAATTGTAAGTATTATCACCATAGCTTCTGCTATAATCTTCATTTACTATGTTTTTAGAAATTCGCTTATTTTAAGTGCGGTAAGTACTCAATATCTTTTAATTATCGGGACTCTTATTATAACTTTTGTAGAAATTATTTATTCAACAATAATTTTTGTAAGTTATAGTGCATTTAATTTAAAGCTTCTCTATCTTGTTTTATTCCTCCTGTTTGTAGTTGGAGTAAGTATTCTTTTATTAAGTAATATTGTTTCGGTGCTAACCATTGCAAAAAACTACAGGATTCCTCTGTTAAAACTTCTGAGAATAATCCCCCATAAGATATACCGTTCATTTAGTATGTTAGTACTTTTATTAGCCGTATTGCTTTTCTGGGCAATAATTTTATCTATTATTTCCGAAGCTGCCTGGAGCATAGTGATACAGCTTGCTATTATGGTTGCCTTTATAAATTTTGCGATAGGAGAAAGAAAACTTTTTATGAGTATGAAACTAAAAGTAATAGCACTGGAACATATCGGGTGGAAAATGCTTTTCAAAGATGATGTGCTGGCTGTTAATAGTTATGTCGTTATGCTCAATATGTTTCTGACGGTAGTGCGAACCGCAACAGGGGATAAAATCTTAAGAAATACGCTGGTAGAATATTTTGAAAATAATCCTATGTTTTTTGAAAACTGTAAAATAAGAGATGATTTAACAATAGATGTATCAGCGATTGCTTTAAATATCAATAAATTATACGGGAAAGATAAAATAAAAATAATTTGTAATTTATTTTCCTTACTTATTTCGAAAATTATAACATTATATGGAACGGTAACTTCCCCAACTTATGCTACGGAGGTTTTTGAAAAAACTTTTGCAATAATAAAAAACAAAATTAAAGATACTCCTATATTTTTTGATATTATTCAAAGTTTTCCCGATGGAATTCTTAAATATGAAAAATTAACTATTTTAAATAAAGAAGAATTAGAAATTAGAGTAAGAAGTAGAACAATAGAATTAGAAAGAGAAAAAACTTTTTCGGAAAATATTATAGCAACTATACCTGATTTACTTGTCATTCTTGACAAGAACTTAAAAATAATTAGCAATAATCAAACTTTCTATGCTCTATTTCATGGGAATTATCGAGAAATAAAAGGGCGTTTTATTACGGATGTTTTATTAAAAAAAGTGAATAGAACCGGAACTCTTAGAAATAATTTAACGGAAATTATAAAAACGGGAAAGATGCTGGACAATCTTGAAATAATTTATAAAACAGGAAAATCCGATGCGAAAATATTTGAAATTGTAGGAAAGGTAATATCTTTAGAAGAAAAAGGGAAAATACTTGTTATTTTTAAAGATGTTACGGAGAAAAAAAGAATAGAACAACAGAAATTTCAAACAGAAAAAATCAAGATATTGGAACAATTGGCTCCATGGCTGGCACATCAACTTAAAAACCCATTAGCAATAATACTGGGACATACTCAGTTAATATCCAGAAACGATAAAATAGCAAAAATAGACGATAAAAACATCTCTAATAGTTTGTTAATTATAGGAGAACAAATTAACCGTGCATCTAATTTAGTAACGGGACTTCTGAACCTTACTACAAGATCAAATATTAAATTTAACAAACTAAACATTCATTTGATATTAGATAAAATAATAACTTTGCATCAGTATTTATTAAAGAAACAGGGGATTATTATAAAAAGAAATTATTTTAAATTAAGTTCATTGGAAATAGAAGGAGATGAAAACCAACTCAGCGAAGTGTTTACCGTTATCTTAAATAATTCAATTGAAAGTATGTCTAAGAATGGACAGATTGAAATCTCTACAGGTATAAAAGATAATAAGTCACAGATTGAAGTGAAAATTAAAGATACCGGGTCGGGAATAGAAAAAAAGTATCTTGACAAAATATTCAATCCCTTTTTTACTACTAAAAATACCGGGACGGGTTTAGGGTTATTTTTTTCGAAGATAATAATTAATAATCATAGGGGAGATATCAAAATAAGCAGCAAGAAAGGGAAAGGAACAGAGGTCATAATAAGACTTCCCGTAAGCCATTTATGA